One genomic region from Reichenbachiella ulvae encodes:
- the hemH gene encoding ferrochelatase → MKKGVLLVNLGTPDSPGTGDVRKYLREFLMDGRVIDIPYIPRWLLVNLIIAPFRGPKSAKEYQKLWEDRGSPLKFYGEDLQAAVQDQLGSEYKVVLAMRYQSPSIEAGLQELKSAKVNSIKVIPLFPQYASATTGSVIEEVMRNVGQWQVIPKLEIVDQFVDNDLFLDTFVENAQEMMKEHDYDHFLFSYHGLPERQIYKAGISKCQLGSCCEHYGEANKYCYRAQCFETTRLLADRLGLKKEQVTTAFQSRLGKDPWIQPYTEDKLKELAEQGHKKVLAFSPAFVADCLETTLEVGETYQEEFIEAGGERWDLVPSLNTEQKWIECVTEMSRH, encoded by the coding sequence ATGAAAAAAGGCGTTCTTCTAGTCAATCTGGGTACACCGGATAGCCCGGGTACAGGCGATGTGCGAAAATATTTGCGGGAATTTCTCATGGATGGTCGAGTGATTGACATTCCCTATATTCCACGTTGGCTTTTGGTCAACCTGATTATCGCACCTTTTAGAGGTCCTAAGTCCGCCAAAGAGTACCAAAAGCTTTGGGAAGACCGTGGATCTCCGCTCAAATTTTATGGCGAAGATTTGCAAGCGGCTGTTCAGGATCAGCTAGGCTCAGAATACAAGGTGGTATTGGCTATGAGGTATCAGTCTCCTTCGATTGAAGCAGGTCTGCAAGAATTGAAGAGCGCCAAGGTCAATTCAATCAAAGTCATTCCGCTATTTCCGCAGTATGCCTCTGCCACTACAGGCTCGGTAATCGAAGAAGTAATGAGAAATGTAGGTCAGTGGCAAGTGATTCCTAAGCTCGAGATTGTGGATCAGTTTGTAGACAATGATTTGTTTCTTGACACTTTTGTAGAAAATGCTCAGGAGATGATGAAAGAACACGATTATGATCATTTCTTGTTTAGCTATCACGGATTGCCAGAAAGACAAATTTATAAAGCAGGCATTAGCAAGTGTCAACTTGGGTCATGCTGTGAGCATTATGGTGAAGCCAATAAATATTGCTACCGAGCTCAATGTTTTGAAACTACCCGATTGTTGGCCGATAGGCTGGGGTTGAAAAAGGAGCAGGTAACTACCGCCTTTCAGTCACGTTTGGGTAAGGATCCCTGGATTCAACCCTACACGGAGGATAAACTTAAGGAATTGGCTGAGCAAGGCCATAAGAAAGTATTGGCATTCTCTCCAGCCTTCGTGGCAGACTGCTTAGAGACTACTTTGGAAGTAGGAGAAACCTATCAGGAAGAATTCATCGAGGCGGGTGGCGAACGATGGGACTTAGTGCCGAGTCTGAATACCGAACAGAAATGGATAGAATGTGTGACGGAAATGTCCCGTCACTGA
- a CDS encoding alpha/beta fold hydrolase, whose protein sequence is MAKRIVFISGIGADHRAFQRIQIPNYEAVYADWIPLKNRQESFESYCDRIAETYQIGSEDVLVGLSFGGLVAQQFAKTMGNQKVILVSSFRSKEDLQPLMYYGLIWNLYKLLPDFRIPILTDVMGHYINSRQKESKPVIQAMIQDADFRFNNWCIRQIKITDLRADYQPQFLNFTGKKDLLVKDWKGPNHVSIDNGTHFMVFDEAQSINQRIKAYLQVN, encoded by the coding sequence ATGGCTAAACGTATTGTATTTATATCCGGGATCGGAGCAGATCATCGGGCCTTTCAGCGAATTCAAATCCCAAATTACGAAGCTGTCTATGCAGACTGGATTCCACTCAAAAACAGGCAAGAGTCCTTTGAGTCCTACTGCGATCGAATAGCAGAGACCTATCAAATAGGATCAGAAGATGTACTGGTCGGGCTATCTTTTGGTGGGCTAGTAGCGCAGCAGTTCGCTAAAACCATGGGAAATCAAAAGGTAATTCTGGTCTCCAGCTTTAGAAGCAAAGAAGACCTACAACCGCTGATGTACTATGGTTTGATCTGGAACCTTTACAAGCTCCTGCCTGACTTTCGAATCCCAATATTGACAGATGTAATGGGGCATTATATCAACTCTCGTCAAAAGGAAAGCAAACCTGTGATCCAGGCCATGATCCAAGACGCAGACTTCCGCTTCAACAATTGGTGCATTCGCCAAATCAAAATCACGGACCTGAGGGCAGATTACCAACCGCAGTTTCTCAACTTCACAGGCAAAAAGGATCTACTGGTCAAAGACTGGAAAGGTCCCAATCATGTATCTATCGATAACGGAACACACTTCATGGTTTTTGATGAGGCACAAAGTATCAACCAAAGGATCAAGGCCTATTTGCAGGTTAATTAA
- a CDS encoding DUF2461 domain-containing protein, translating into MELKPSLDFLTRLKENNNKVWFDENRKEYESCRAQILEIVQKLIEGIASFDPSLTAVEAKQCIFRINRDIRFSKDKTPYKTNFGALMGAAGRKTEGTGYYFHVAPGHVFTGGGIYKPQPDMLAKIRQEIDYNSADLVKVIEAPGFKERFGEIQGEQLKTAPKGYPKDHPFIHLLRYKSYYVLEEYSDKNACSENFIKKALESYKEAFSFNQFLNDAIN; encoded by the coding sequence ATGGAACTAAAACCCAGCCTGGACTTTCTCACACGCCTAAAAGAAAATAATAACAAAGTGTGGTTCGACGAAAACCGAAAAGAATATGAGAGCTGCAGAGCTCAGATTCTGGAGATCGTTCAGAAGCTGATAGAGGGGATAGCATCCTTTGATCCCTCGCTCACAGCTGTAGAAGCCAAGCAATGCATTTTCCGCATCAACAGAGACATCCGCTTCAGTAAAGACAAAACACCCTACAAAACCAATTTCGGAGCACTGATGGGCGCTGCAGGCAGAAAAACTGAGGGGACAGGCTATTACTTTCATGTCGCTCCTGGCCATGTCTTCACCGGTGGGGGAATCTACAAGCCACAGCCAGATATGCTAGCCAAGATTAGACAGGAGATCGATTACAATTCAGCGGATTTGGTTAAAGTCATCGAAGCTCCTGGATTCAAAGAAAGGTTTGGTGAGATTCAGGGGGAGCAATTAAAAACTGCGCCTAAAGGATACCCTAAAGATCATCCCTTCATTCACCTACTTCGATACAAGAGCTACTACGTTTTAGAAGAATATTCTGATAAAAATGCTTGCAGCGAAAACTTTATAAAAAAGGCTCTGGAGAGCTATAAAGAGGCTTTTTCGTTCAACCAATTTTTAAACGATGCAATTAATTGA
- a CDS encoding UDP-N-acetylmuramoyl-tripeptide--D-alanyl-D-alanine ligase, with protein sequence MEDTIANLYEKFKDSTGVNTDTRTISPNQMFFALKGDNFDGNLYADQALAAGASFAVIDNPEFLKDERYLLVDDVLDTLQKLANHHRRQFKFPFLAITGSNGKTTTKELMARALSDKFKVHYTKGNLNNHIGVPLTILDIHEYCDFAIIEMGANHLGDIALLCQIAEPTHGLITNIGTAHIGEFGGKENILRGKSELFDYLRMHGGTPFINKLDPALVNMAKRFHHYVEFPNDDCKLIEASPYIYYADNDDHEHSTEIVGEYNYMNIAAAITVAQHFEVGDPYNAIDMYQPANNRSQIIEIGTNTVILDAYNANPDSMKAALKNLSQMSGEKKIAMLGEMKELGEYAVEEHNKIVEEAETLGIKNLYLVGNEFKKASEFVNVLIDVDQLIEFLKEDKISGSIVLIKGSRSMQMERLVKSNEIWN encoded by the coding sequence TTGGAAGATACGATTGCCAACTTATACGAAAAATTCAAGGATAGTACTGGTGTAAATACTGACACCCGAACGATCTCTCCGAACCAGATGTTCTTTGCCCTCAAAGGCGACAACTTTGACGGAAACTTATACGCCGATCAGGCCCTGGCTGCTGGTGCCAGCTTTGCTGTGATAGACAACCCTGAATTCCTGAAGGATGAGCGATACCTGTTGGTAGATGATGTGCTAGACACCTTACAGAAATTGGCCAATCATCACCGCCGACAGTTCAAGTTCCCCTTTCTCGCCATCACTGGATCTAACGGCAAGACAACTACCAAGGAACTCATGGCTCGTGCACTATCCGACAAGTTCAAAGTGCACTACACCAAGGGCAACCTCAACAACCATATAGGTGTCCCGCTTACGATACTAGATATTCATGAGTATTGTGATTTTGCCATCATCGAGATGGGGGCCAATCATCTGGGAGATATTGCTCTGCTATGCCAGATCGCTGAGCCTACTCATGGTTTGATCACCAATATTGGGACTGCCCATATCGGCGAGTTCGGAGGTAAAGAAAATATTCTAAGAGGCAAAAGCGAACTCTTCGACTACCTGAGAATGCACGGAGGGACTCCATTCATCAATAAGTTAGACCCCGCCTTAGTCAACATGGCGAAGCGTTTCCATCACTATGTGGAATTCCCCAATGACGATTGCAAACTGATCGAAGCGAGCCCTTATATCTACTATGCGGACAATGATGACCATGAGCACAGCACCGAGATCGTCGGGGAGTACAACTACATGAACATCGCTGCGGCCATCACAGTCGCACAGCACTTCGAAGTAGGCGATCCCTACAATGCCATCGACATGTACCAACCGGCCAACAATCGCTCGCAGATCATTGAGATCGGTACCAACACAGTCATTTTGGATGCCTACAATGCCAACCCTGATTCAATGAAGGCCGCTCTGAAAAATCTCTCGCAGATGTCGGGAGAGAAAAAGATTGCCATGCTAGGCGAAATGAAGGAGTTGGGCGAGTATGCAGTAGAGGAGCACAACAAAATAGTAGAGGAAGCCGAAACCTTAGGGATCAAAAACCTGTATTTGGTAGGAAACGAATTCAAAAAGGCCTCTGAATTTGTCAATGTGCTGATAGACGTGGATCAGCTGATCGAATTCCTCAAAGAGGATAAGATCTCCGGGTCGATCGTATTGATCAAAGGATCCCGTAGCATGCAAATGGAGCGCCTGGTCAAAAGCAACGAAATATGGAACTAA
- a CDS encoding T9SS type A sorting domain-containing protein, with the protein MKSLLKIVILSAIISSTFDTAAQLQLRPLQASVYGSDQLLQYPFAGGLNSGQYQAMDLDGNGDEDLVIFDRSAERITCFENQSDHYEYQPAFEALFPSGLKNWIVLADYNCDGLMDLFASAQLGIKVYENIGEPGSPAWDLVADPLLTLSGGSEINVFLNATDIPSIVDLDGDDDLDILVFNFSTGTDIEFHRNVTTNCGLAYEKVTETYGGINVCDCSDYVFDESCSASGRLKHLAGKALLSFDYNEDGLMDLVISEEDCAELNYLENKGSQLAASFDSWDTSFPTFGTPIDFTLFPAAYSIDVTFDGISDLVIAPNMRDNNGMTIDMKASSFFYPNLGNQNYGAAQNFLQDEMIDVGEWAYPVMIDVNGDGREDLLIGNRGSLRATDFVSSLTLYIQQMDGSFTLETEDAFSLSELGHLEIKPQIVDMNGDGRPDLVFSSINESFSNRMYYLPNQSETGLEVDYNQLRNIDLSYGSGDDVYLYDMDQDGHLDALIGRSYGELDYLRFTGSVFVMEERNILQEENSSGRLSLVVADIDEDGKDDLLTTDATGNATLYSNIRSNRSQSTSVQIICDEVTSAPRFGRASRPAFGRVAGQATLMVGSIQGGVWAYEIGEVEKQKLMLLVYPNPSLDDQQVTFLSNQRGSLYLLTASGHLVLKDIPLDANTATEMDFSFLKPGLYIAYIRNGKNTSSQKLVLR; encoded by the coding sequence ATGAAATCCCTTCTAAAAATAGTCATATTATCAGCTATTATCAGCAGTACTTTCGACACAGCAGCCCAGCTTCAGTTGAGACCTTTGCAGGCTTCTGTTTATGGTTCGGATCAACTACTTCAGTATCCTTTTGCCGGTGGATTGAATTCGGGACAGTATCAAGCCATGGATCTCGATGGTAATGGAGACGAGGATCTGGTGATCTTTGATCGATCGGCAGAAAGGATCACTTGTTTTGAGAACCAATCGGATCATTATGAATATCAGCCTGCCTTTGAGGCCCTCTTCCCCTCAGGTCTAAAAAACTGGATCGTTTTGGCCGACTACAATTGCGATGGCTTGATGGATTTGTTTGCTTCCGCACAGTTAGGAATCAAAGTCTATGAAAATATAGGCGAACCGGGCAGTCCTGCTTGGGACTTAGTAGCAGATCCCTTGCTGACACTATCTGGTGGGAGTGAAATCAATGTCTTTCTTAATGCCACGGACATCCCTTCGATCGTTGATTTGGACGGGGATGATGATCTGGATATTCTGGTTTTTAATTTTAGCACGGGTACTGATATCGAATTTCATCGGAATGTTACGACCAACTGTGGGTTGGCTTATGAGAAAGTGACTGAGACATATGGTGGAATCAATGTCTGCGACTGTTCGGACTATGTGTTTGATGAATCATGCTCCGCCTCGGGAAGGCTCAAGCATCTGGCAGGCAAGGCGCTGCTTTCTTTTGACTATAATGAAGATGGACTCATGGATCTCGTAATCAGCGAGGAGGACTGTGCAGAGCTTAACTATCTGGAGAATAAAGGTAGCCAGCTAGCAGCTAGTTTTGATAGCTGGGATACGAGTTTTCCTACTTTCGGTACACCGATAGATTTTACTTTGTTTCCAGCGGCTTATTCCATCGATGTGACTTTTGATGGGATTTCGGATCTTGTGATTGCGCCTAATATGAGGGACAATAATGGGATGACTATCGATATGAAAGCGTCGAGCTTTTTTTATCCCAATCTGGGAAATCAAAACTATGGCGCTGCACAAAATTTTCTCCAGGACGAAATGATTGACGTGGGTGAGTGGGCTTATCCTGTCATGATTGATGTAAATGGTGATGGCCGGGAGGATCTATTGATAGGAAATCGAGGGAGTTTGAGAGCGACTGATTTTGTGAGTAGCTTGACGCTTTATATCCAGCAGATGGATGGCAGTTTTACTTTGGAGACCGAAGATGCATTTTCTCTTTCTGAATTGGGCCATTTGGAAATCAAGCCACAGATCGTAGATATGAATGGTGACGGGCGACCAGATTTGGTTTTCAGTTCGATCAATGAGAGTTTCAGCAATCGCATGTATTATTTGCCCAATCAGAGCGAAACTGGCCTGGAGGTAGATTACAATCAACTGCGAAACATTGACTTGAGCTATGGATCTGGAGACGATGTTTACCTCTACGACATGGATCAGGATGGTCATCTAGATGCTTTGATAGGTAGGAGCTATGGGGAGTTGGACTATCTGAGGTTTACCGGGTCTGTCTTTGTAATGGAAGAAAGAAATATACTGCAAGAGGAAAATAGCAGCGGGCGCTTATCTCTGGTAGTGGCGGACATCGATGAAGATGGAAAAGATGATTTATTAACTACTGACGCTACTGGCAATGCCACGCTCTATTCGAATATTAGAAGTAACAGGAGTCAAAGTACTTCAGTGCAAATAATCTGTGATGAAGTCACTTCTGCTCCAAGATTTGGGCGTGCCTCCAGACCTGCTTTTGGTAGAGTTGCTGGACAAGCGACATTGATGGTGGGTAGTATTCAAGGTGGTGTGTGGGCTTATGAAATCGGTGAGGTAGAAAAGCAAAAATTGATGTTGTTGGTTTATCCTAACCCTAGCCTGGATGATCAGCAAGTAACTTTTTTATCGAACCAAAGGGGCAGCCTATACTTACTCACTGCTTCGGGACATTTAGTCCTCAAAGACATTCCTTTGGATGCGAATACGGCTACTGAAATGGACTTCTCATTCTTGAAACCAGGACTGTATATCGCCTATATCCGGAATGGTAAAAATACAAGCTCTCAGAAGTTGGTTTTGAGATAA
- a CDS encoding SDR family oxidoreductase, with amino-acid sequence MRKRKIALVTGGSRGLGRDMAINLAKKGLDVILTYHSNLSAAEEVVASVQAEGANGYALSLDSSDTKGFDDFYQRLSDYLQSNYDNPHFDYLINNAGTGIYQPFAETTEEQFDEMMNIHLKGVYFLTQKALPFLNNGSSIINISSGLARFTLPGSSAYASMKGAIEVFTRYLAKELGSRGITANVVAPGAVATDFGGGENKTNEKKRSLVAGATALGRVGEPEDIGGIVAFLCTEEAHWINAQRIEASGGTLI; translated from the coding sequence ATGAGAAAAAGAAAAATTGCATTAGTGACTGGCGGCAGTAGGGGGCTCGGTAGAGACATGGCCATAAATCTGGCCAAAAAAGGGCTGGATGTGATTCTTACCTATCATAGCAACCTGTCAGCGGCTGAAGAAGTAGTGGCCTCCGTACAGGCAGAAGGAGCCAATGGGTATGCCTTATCCCTGGATAGCAGCGATACCAAAGGCTTTGATGATTTTTACCAGCGCCTGTCAGATTACTTGCAATCTAACTATGACAATCCGCACTTCGATTATTTGATCAACAATGCAGGCACTGGTATTTATCAGCCCTTTGCCGAGACGACCGAAGAGCAGTTTGACGAGATGATGAACATCCATCTCAAAGGGGTCTACTTCCTAACCCAAAAAGCACTGCCTTTCCTCAACAATGGCAGTAGCATCATCAACATTTCTTCAGGACTAGCCCGCTTTACTTTGCCTGGCTCTTCGGCCTATGCCAGTATGAAAGGTGCCATCGAGGTATTCACTCGCTATCTGGCAAAAGAACTCGGCAGCCGCGGCATCACTGCCAATGTAGTAGCTCCGGGTGCCGTAGCGACAGATTTTGGTGGAGGCGAAAACAAAACCAACGAGAAGAAAAGAAGTCTGGTAGCGGGAGCCACAGCCCTGGGTCGAGTAGGCGAACCCGAGGATATTGGTGGCATTGTCGCCTTCCTGTGTACCGAAGAGGCGCACTGGATCAATGCTCAGCGAATCGAAGCATCTGGTGGAACCTTGATATAA
- a CDS encoding response regulator, which translates to MNKENYSCICIDDDRLFMEIIKGVIRQIDYLDLQECYGNPMHALVEVDRNKPDIIFIDIDLPEINGFQFVEALDYSPVVIYVTSHWEQEEEALTKGADGFITKPLKSVEQLSDVLFNAINNKLSIS; encoded by the coding sequence ATGAATAAAGAAAACTACAGCTGCATTTGTATAGATGACGATAGGCTTTTCATGGAGATAATCAAGGGGGTGATCCGCCAGATTGACTACCTCGATTTGCAAGAATGTTATGGAAATCCCATGCATGCCCTGGTGGAAGTCGACCGAAATAAGCCTGATATTATATTCATAGATATAGATTTACCTGAAATCAATGGTTTCCAATTTGTAGAAGCATTGGATTACAGTCCAGTGGTGATATATGTCACTTCGCATTGGGAGCAGGAGGAAGAGGCTCTGACGAAAGGAGCTGATGGATTCATTACCAAACCCTTGAAAAGTGTTGAGCAACTCAGTGATGTACTTTTCAATGCCATTAACAATAAGCTTAGCATATCATAA
- a CDS encoding cysteine desulfurase family protein codes for MKVYLDNSATTPVDPKVLEAMMPYFTETFGNPSSIHSHGREARSVVERSRKKVAELLNTSPAEIFFTSGGTEADNTAIRSSIESKGIQVAITSRLEHHAVLHTLQALDKNDGLDLYYVDLLEDGEIDMAHLENLLEENKNAFVSLMHANNELGNLNDIQTIAEMCKAHKATYHSDTVQAMGKYVHDLQELKADFIVGAAHKFHGPKGSGFLYINNETKIHPFIYGGAQERNMRGGTENLAGIVGLATALEISYSDMNNNRKHIEGLKSLMIELLKEKVTGVSFNGQSADLENSLYSVINVGVPESEENDMLLFNLDIKGISVSGGSACSSGSNIGSHVLDAIDSDPNRGAIRFSFSKFTTEEEIRYAVDTLAEIVNQ; via the coding sequence ATGAAAGTATACCTCGACAATTCTGCCACTACACCCGTTGACCCAAAAGTACTAGAAGCCATGATGCCTTACTTCACCGAGACATTTGGCAATCCCTCCTCTATCCACTCACATGGAAGGGAAGCCAGATCAGTGGTCGAACGAAGCAGAAAAAAAGTCGCCGAACTACTGAACACCTCTCCAGCCGAAATCTTTTTCACCTCTGGAGGAACAGAAGCAGACAACACGGCCATACGATCAAGCATAGAAAGCAAAGGAATACAAGTCGCTATCACCTCCAGGCTCGAACACCATGCCGTATTGCACACCCTTCAGGCTCTTGACAAAAATGATGGCTTAGACCTCTATTATGTGGACTTATTGGAGGATGGTGAAATAGATATGGCGCATCTGGAAAATCTACTAGAAGAAAACAAAAACGCTTTTGTATCCCTGATGCATGCCAACAATGAACTGGGGAACCTGAATGACATTCAAACCATAGCTGAGATGTGCAAGGCGCATAAGGCCACTTACCATAGCGATACCGTTCAGGCGATGGGTAAGTATGTGCATGACCTGCAAGAACTGAAGGCAGACTTCATCGTCGGTGCAGCACATAAATTTCATGGACCGAAAGGATCAGGGTTCCTTTACATCAATAATGAAACTAAAATCCATCCTTTCATCTACGGAGGTGCACAGGAGAGAAACATGCGCGGCGGCACAGAGAACCTCGCGGGTATTGTAGGGCTGGCCACTGCTCTGGAAATAAGCTACAGCGACATGAATAACAACCGCAAGCATATCGAAGGGCTCAAGTCGCTAATGATCGAATTATTAAAAGAGAAAGTAACAGGGGTTTCATTCAACGGACAATCGGCTGATCTGGAAAACAGTCTTTATTCTGTGATCAATGTAGGAGTCCCAGAATCAGAAGAAAATGACATGTTGCTTTTCAATTTGGATATCAAAGGGATTTCAGTTTCTGGTGGCAGTGCTTGTTCCAGCGGATCCAACATCGGCTCTCATGTATTAGACGCCATCGATTCGGACCCAAACAGAGGTGCCATTCGATTCTCCTTTTCGAAATTTACGACCGAAGAAGAAATCCGCTATGCCGTGGATACTTTAGCAGAAATCGTCAATCAGTGA
- a CDS encoding helix-turn-helix domain-containing protein — protein sequence MYKTESITEYHKLAGLPKPEHPLVSLVDYSQVNYPKDQDEITVINSHYSIALKKGLAGKVRYGQQQYDFDEGLMSFVAPGQVIKVKVHKAPAPHPTGWLLLVHPDFLWGSHLAKMNKQYEFFGYDINEALFLSDKEEQSMIGIMKNIQQEYHANIDAFSQKIILSQIEVLLNYAERYYQRQFITRKISNHAILNSLESWLTDYFDKEDLASAGLPSVQQIADELNVSPNYLSNLLKVLTGQNTQQHIHDKLIEKAKEKLSTTQLSVSEIAYGLGFEHAQSFSRLFKSKTQQSPLEFRAGFN from the coding sequence ATGTACAAAACCGAATCTATCACCGAATACCACAAGCTGGCGGGGCTCCCTAAACCAGAGCATCCGCTGGTGAGTTTGGTCGACTACAGTCAGGTCAACTACCCAAAGGATCAAGATGAGATCACTGTAATAAATAGTCACTACTCCATTGCGTTAAAGAAAGGGCTGGCCGGTAAGGTTCGCTATGGTCAGCAGCAATATGATTTCGACGAAGGGTTGATGTCCTTTGTTGCACCCGGTCAAGTGATCAAAGTAAAAGTGCATAAAGCACCAGCGCCACACCCCACTGGTTGGCTGCTATTGGTTCACCCCGACTTTCTTTGGGGTTCTCATCTGGCGAAAATGAACAAGCAATACGAATTTTTCGGGTATGATATCAATGAAGCGCTCTTTCTTTCGGACAAGGAAGAACAGTCGATGATCGGCATCATGAAAAACATCCAGCAAGAATATCATGCTAACATTGATGCCTTCAGTCAGAAGATCATTCTCTCACAGATCGAAGTGCTTCTCAACTATGCAGAGCGCTACTATCAGCGCCAGTTCATCACGCGCAAGATTAGCAACCACGCAATACTGAATAGTCTGGAGAGCTGGCTAACAGACTATTTTGACAAAGAAGATCTGGCCAGTGCGGGACTTCCCAGTGTACAGCAGATTGCCGACGAACTCAATGTTTCGCCTAACTATCTGAGCAACTTACTCAAGGTACTAACGGGGCAAAACACCCAACAGCATATCCATGACAAACTAATAGAGAAGGCCAAAGAAAAGTTGTCTACCACTCAGCTATCAGTGAGCGAGATTGCCTATGGTCTGGGCTTTGAACATGCCCAGTCCTTCAGCCGCTTGTTCAAAAGCAAAACCCAGCAATCTCCACTTGAGTTCAGAGCTGGGTTCAATTGA